The genomic DNA TCAAGGAATCAACCGATTTGTAGATCAACCCCTGGACCATGACCCCCATTTTCAGGATCGTGTCCTTTAATTCCCCCATCTCCTGGTCAAAAACTCTTTTATGGTCCATGTTTTCCTCCTTCTATCCAAAACGACCGGTTATATAATCGTCAGTCCGCCTGTCAGCTGGCGAGGTAAAGATCTTTTTGGTGTCGCCAAACTCCACCAGCTCCCCCAGCAGCATAAAGCCGCATTCATCGGAAACACGGGCCGCCTGCTGCATATTGTGCGTAACAATTACTATTGTATACTGTTTCTTCAGTTCCATCATCAGGGATTCTATTTTCATCGTCGCCATGGGGTCCAGGGCCGAACAGATCTCATCCATCAACAAAACATCCGGCGTAACCGCGATCAGCCTGGCAATGCAGAGCCTCTGCTGTTGTTCCAGGGTCAGCTGGAGGGCGTTCAGCGACAGCTTATCTTTGAGATCGTCGAACAAGAGGACCGAGGAGAGGCTTTTACAGACCGCCTCCTCTAAAACACTCTTTCTCCGCTCCCCCCGGATCCGCAGACCAAACGCGACATTTTCAAAGACCGAAAGAGGGAACGGGTTCGGCCGCTGAAAGACCATCCCAACGTGTTTGCGCAGGTCGACCAGATCGACTTGCGGTCCAATGATCTCCATCTCTTCAATCTTGACACTGCCGGTCGTTACCACCCCGTCGATCATATCGTTCATCCGGTTAAAGACCCGCAGCAGCGTCGACTTGCCGCAGCCCGAAGGGCCAATCAAACTGGTGATCTTGTTCCGTCCGACTTCAAGATCGATATTTATTAAGGCATGGAACGAACCATAATAAAAATTCAACTTATTAGCAGCGATTATCGGTTTTTGCATTTAACCAAACCTGCCTGTAATATAATCTTCGGTCCGCTTGTCATCCGGGGCGGTAAAGAGCTTTCTTGTTTCATTCAGCTCGATCATCTCCCCCATCAGAAAGAAGGCGGTCCGGTCGGCGACCCGGGCCGCCTGTTTAACATTGTTGGTAACCAGGATCTGCGTATATTCGGTTTTCAGGCTCCGCATCGCTTCCTCGATCTTTAAGGTTGAGATCGGATCAAGGGCGGAACAGGGCTCATCGTACAAGATCACGTCCGGCCCTACCGCCAGGGTCCGGGCAATGCAGAGCCGCTGCTGTTGTCCGCCAGACAGTTTAAAAGCGGAGGTTTCCAAACGGTCTTTCACTTCGTCCCAAAGAGCGGCGGCGCGGAGCGACCGTTCGGCGATCTCCAGCAATTTTGTCCGTTCAGTGATCCCATGCATCCGCGGCCCATAGGCGATATTATCAAAAACTGACAAAGGCAAAGGGAGAGGCAAAGCAAAAACAATGCCGATCCGCTTGCGCAGAAGGTGGATATCCAGCGCATGAATGTCCTTGCCATCAAGGCTGATCTCCCCGCCCGATCTAAAATTATCATGAAGATCATTCAACCTGTTAACGCACCGGAGAAAAGAGGTTTTGCCGCTGTTTGACGGTCCAATGACCCCCAAGATCTCATGCTCAAAAACATTTAAGGTCAGATCCTTTAACGCGTGGGCATCATCGTACCAGACATTTAAACCGGATATTTCAATTTTGTTTTTTACCATGTTTTTTTCTTCCTGAAATATGACCGGAGATACGCGGCAAATATATTTAAAACAAAGATCATGCCGACCAGGACCAGAACGGTACCATATTGAATTTTCACGCTGACGTTGGGAACCTGGGTTGAAAGGACATATATATGATAAGGGAGGGTCATCGCCTGATCATACATAGAGGTTGGCAGTTTCGGCAAATAAAAAGCGGCAACGGTAAAAAGAATAGGCGCTGTTTCCCCGGCGGCCCGGGAAAGACCCAGGATCGTCCCGGTCAGGATACCCGGAATAGCATTCGGCAAGACAACGTGCCGGACCGTTTGCCAGCGTGAAGCCCCCAGGGAAAAACTGACCTCCCTGAACGACCGCGGCACCGAGCTTAGCGCTTCCCGGGTCGCGGTGATGATCACCGGCAGGGTCATGATCGCCAGGGTCAGCGAGCCGGCCATGATCGAGACCCCGAACCCAAGAAATTCAACAAAGAGGCTAAGGCCAAATAAACCGTAAACTATGGACGGGACGCCGGACAAATTGATAATGGCCAGTTCGATCGCCCTGGTCAATTTGTTTCGTTTGGCGTATTCATTTAAATAGATCGCCGCCAGGATCCCAAAAGGGATAGCAAAAATAGCGGTCCCGATGATCAGGTAAATCGTACCGACCAGCGCCGGAAAGATCCCACCCGCGCGCATCCCATCCTTCGGAATGGAAAAAATGAACTCAAAACTTAAAGCGGGCAAGCCGTTGATCAATAAAATGACCAGGATCAAGGCGACCGGGGCGATAACAATAATCGTCGCCAGAAAAAGCAGGGCAAAAGCGATCTTTTCCTTAATTTTCGAATCGATCATTTCTTTTTATTCCTCTTTTTATTACGGTTCATGAAAAAGTCGGCGATCAGGTTAATAATAAAACTTATCACAAAAAGGACGATCCCGATCGCGAACAGCGCGAAATAATGCTCGCTACCGGAAACAGCCTCCCCCATCTCGGCGGCAATCGTCGCGGTCAGGGTTCTGACCGGCTGGAGAATACTGGTCGGAATAACCGCCGCGTTCCCGGTGATCATTAGGACCGCCATTGTTTCGCCGACCACCCGCCCGATCCCAAGCATGATCGCCGCCAGGATCCCTGACGAAGCGGCCGGAAGGATCACCCGGTAGATCGTCTGCCAGCGGGTCGCCCCGAGCGCCAGCGACCCTTCACGGTAACTGCGCGGGACCGAATTGATCGAGTCCTCGATGATCGAAACGATGGTCGGCATCGCCATAAAAGCGAGCATGATGGAACCGGCCAGAGCGGTCAAACCGCTGGGTAAATTAAAAACATTTTTCAAGAACGGGGCCAGGGTCGCGATCCCGATAAAACCAAGGACAATGCTGGGGATCGCCGCGAGAAGCTCTATCCCGGACTTTAATATTTCACTCAGCCATTTTGGCGCTACTTCAGCAATGTAAAGGGCAGAGGCGATCCCCAGCGGCACGGCGATCACCACCGCCCCCAATGTTACCAGCAGAGAACCAAGGATCAGGGGCAAGATGCCAAACTGCGGCGGGTTCGAGATCGGATACCACTTGGTGCCGAACAAAAAAGAAAAAACATTGACCGAAGCAAAAAGGGACAATCCTTCCTTCAACAAGAAAAAGAAGATCAGCAGGACAAAAACGATCGAGGCGATCCCCGACAGGAAGATCAGTTTCTCGATCAGTTGTTCAGCGATCTTTTTCATTTTATAGGAACAAAATCCATTTTCAAGACGATCTTTTGGCCTTCGGCGCTCAAAACAAAATCAACGAAAGACTTAACTTCGCCAACAGGATCGCCGTTGGTATAAAATTGCAGTGAACGGGCGATCGGGTATTCTTTTGAGGTCACGGTTTTAATGGATGGCATGACATATGAGGTTCCGCTGCCGGCAGAAACCGCCAGCGCCTTTTCCCTGGATGACAAATAACCCAGGCCAATATAGCCGATGGCCGACCGGTTAGCAACCACTTCTTCGACGATCGCCTGGTTGGATGGCATCATTAAGACCGATGGGGCAAACTCATTGGTGTTCTTGGGATCCCCCATTTTCACGACATGTTCAGAAAAGAAGACATGAGTGCCGGAGTTTCGGTCCCTTGACAACACGACAATATTCTCGTCTTTGCCGCCTACCTCTTTCCAGTTTTTTATCTTGCCGGAATAAATATCGGACAATTGCTTTACATTCAACCGGTTAACCTGATTTGCCGGATTAACAATGATCGTGATCCCGTCATTGGCCACCCGGATCTCATTGGGCTGAACCCCCCGTTTTTTGGCCAGAGCGATCTCTTTTGGCTCCATATCGCGCGACGTTTCCGCAATATCGGTCGTTCCGTTGATCAGCGAAGCGATCCCTACCCCTGATCCTCCCCCGGTGACCGCAACCGATAAAC from Candidatus Margulisiibacteriota bacterium includes the following:
- the pstB gene encoding phosphate ABC transporter ATP-binding protein; this translates as MQKPIIAANKLNFYYGSFHALINIDLEVGRNKITSLIGPSGCGKSTLLRVFNRMNDMIDGVVTTGSVKIEEMEIIGPQVDLVDLRKHVGMVFQRPNPFPLSVFENVAFGLRIRGERRKSVLEEAVCKSLSSVLLFDDLKDKLSLNALQLTLEQQQRLCIARLIAVTPDVLLMDEICSALDPMATMKIESLMMELKKQYTIVIVTHNMQQAARVSDECGFMLLGELVEFGDTKKIFTSPADRRTDDYITGRFG
- a CDS encoding phosphate ABC transporter ATP-binding protein, translated to MVKNKIEISGLNVWYDDAHALKDLTLNVFEHEILGVIGPSNSGKTSFLRCVNRLNDLHDNFRSGGEISLDGKDIHALDIHLLRKRIGIVFALPLPLPLSVFDNIAYGPRMHGITERTKLLEIAERSLRAAALWDEVKDRLETSAFKLSGGQQQRLCIARTLAVGPDVILYDEPCSALDPISTLKIEEAMRSLKTEYTQILVTNNVKQAARVADRTAFFLMGEMIELNETRKLFTAPDDKRTEDYITGRFG
- the pstA gene encoding phosphate ABC transporter permease PstA — protein: MIDSKIKEKIAFALLFLATIIVIAPVALILVILLINGLPALSFEFIFSIPKDGMRAGGIFPALVGTIYLIIGTAIFAIPFGILAAIYLNEYAKRNKLTRAIELAIINLSGVPSIVYGLFGLSLFVEFLGFGVSIMAGSLTLAIMTLPVIITATREALSSVPRSFREVSFSLGASRWQTVRHVVLPNAIPGILTGTILGLSRAAGETAPILFTVAAFYLPKLPTSMYDQAMTLPYHIYVLSTQVPNVSVKIQYGTVLVLVGMIFVLNIFAAYLRSYFRKKKTW
- the pstC gene encoding phosphate ABC transporter permease subunit PstC, with amino-acid sequence MKKIAEQLIEKLIFLSGIASIVFVLLIFFFLLKEGLSLFASVNVFSFLFGTKWYPISNPPQFGILPLILGSLLVTLGAVVIAVPLGIASALYIAEVAPKWLSEILKSGIELLAAIPSIVLGFIGIATLAPFLKNVFNLPSGLTALAGSIMLAFMAMPTIVSIIEDSINSVPRSYREGSLALGATRWQTIYRVILPAASSGILAAIMLGIGRVVGETMAVLMITGNAAVIPTSILQPVRTLTATIAAEMGEAVSGSEHYFALFAIGIVLFVISFIINLIADFFMNRNKKRNKKK
- a CDS encoding phosphate ABC transporter substrate-binding protein, translated to MIKRIGLYTIAIVLAILVSGCGSGKKALQIKGSDTMVNLGQAWAEEFMKVNPGLSVAVTGGGSGVGIASLINGTTDIAETSRDMEPKEIALAKKRGVQPNEIRVANDGITIIVNPANQVNRLNVKQLSDIYSGKIKNWKEVGGKDENIVVLSRDRNSGTHVFFSEHVVKMGDPKNTNEFAPSVLMMPSNQAIVEEVVANRSAIGYIGLGYLSSREKALAVSAGSGTSYVMPSIKTVTSKEYPIARSLQFYTNGDPVGEVKSFVDFVLSAEGQKIVLKMDFVPIK